In Anaerobacillus alkaliphilus, a genomic segment contains:
- a CDS encoding tyrosine-type recombinase/integrase, whose protein sequence is MEFVEAIKSREKINEIKDILFKRSKRDFLLFTLGINTGLKISDILKIKKEQIIDTTGNFTEFLILENEVNYSYLNKQVINALQVYLATVPSLTSEDYLFRSKKGEHPITRQQAYRIINSVAKEVGIESKIGTHTLRKTFGYHAYRGGVAVSLLQKIFHHSSRGETLRYIGIEQKDMHARIDVNL, encoded by the coding sequence ATGGAATTTGTTGAAGCTATTAAAAGTCGCGAGAAAATAAATGAAATTAAAGATATACTATTTAAACGATCAAAAAGAGATTTCCTTCTATTCACTTTGGGTATTAATACTGGCTTAAAGATTAGTGACATCTTAAAGATCAAAAAAGAGCAGATCATTGACACAACTGGCAATTTTACTGAGTTTCTCATTCTAGAGAATGAGGTGAATTATTCTTATCTAAATAAACAAGTAATAAATGCCCTTCAAGTGTATCTAGCTACAGTCCCTTCTCTCACTTCAGAAGATTACCTGTTTCGATCAAAAAAAGGTGAACATCCGATTACTCGCCAGCAAGCTTATCGAATTATTAACTCTGTAGCAAAAGAAGTCGGAATTGAGTCTAAGATTGGTACTCATACCTTGAGGAAAACCTTTGGCTATCATGCATACCGCGGTGGAGTTGCGGTTTCCCTATTGCAAAAAATCTTTCACCATTCTTCTAGAGGCGAAACACTAAGGTACATTGGTATCGAGCAAAAAGACATGCACGCACGAATAGATGTAAATTTATAA
- a CDS encoding YitT family protein, whose product MRKFFDYFLLTIGSIIVAIGLELILSPNGLVDGGVTALAIMAKSLFNIPIWVVFILLNIPSLLISGKFMGKKFVVRTLYANIITAASLIYFAPFPAITSSEVLIVLYGGLLLGLGIGLVVKAGGAIDGSEMIATWINKKYGVPISKFLLGINAFILTMAAVVFSLEKAMFSIAIFFIVTKVIDFILDGINQGKSVMIISSKPEEVGQKLVEELGISITYLNGTGGYTGDKVQLIYCITDRIMYPKLKDIVLTLDPTAILEASFVTETTGVEKNSMLRRIN is encoded by the coding sequence ATGCGGAAATTCTTTGATTATTTTCTATTAACAATAGGTTCAATTATTGTAGCGATTGGACTTGAATTAATTTTATCTCCAAATGGACTAGTAGATGGTGGTGTAACAGCCCTGGCAATTATGGCGAAATCATTATTCAATATTCCGATCTGGGTTGTTTTTATCCTACTTAACATTCCTTCACTCCTCATTTCTGGTAAGTTCATGGGGAAGAAATTTGTCGTGCGTACCTTATACGCGAATATTATTACAGCAGCTTCATTAATCTATTTCGCTCCTTTTCCAGCAATTACCTCTTCAGAAGTGTTAATTGTTCTCTATGGAGGGCTATTACTTGGTCTAGGCATTGGTTTAGTCGTAAAAGCAGGTGGCGCAATTGATGGGTCTGAAATGATTGCCACTTGGATAAATAAAAAATATGGAGTTCCCATTAGTAAGTTTTTATTAGGAATTAACGCCTTTATTTTAACGATGGCAGCAGTGGTTTTCTCATTAGAAAAAGCCATGTTTTCGATCGCGATATTCTTTATCGTTACTAAAGTTATAGATTTTATCTTAGACGGTATTAATCAGGGGAAATCCGTTATGATCATTTCTAGTAAACCTGAGGAAGTAGGGCAAAAGCTGGTAGAGGAATTAGGTATTTCGATCACATACTTAAATGGAACTGGTGGTTACACAGGTGATAAGGTCCAATTGATTTATTGTATAACAGACCGAATTATGTACCCAAAGCTAAAAGACATCGTTTTAACACTTGACCCTACGGCTATTTTAGAAGCTTCATTTGTGACAGAAACAACAGGTGTTGAAAAGAATTCAATGCTTAGACGAATCAATTAA
- a CDS encoding ABC transporter substrate-binding protein produces the protein MKKSLLFFMSLVLVAVMAACGQKATTGSEKGLAEIDLMLDWYPNAVHSYLYVAEEKGYFEEEGIKVNIQFPANPTDPINLAAAGQITLGISYQPDVVIARANQDVPVKSVGAIVRSPLNHVVLLNDSPVKTPKDLEGKTVGFPGIPLNEALLKTMVKNDGGNPDNVTMIDVGFELGTSIVSGRVDGVIGAYINHEVPVLKHKGYDTRYFNPVDYGVPSFYELVVVTNDNTWNERQKDIEAFWRAATKGYEFMKANPDEALSILLSNQDKANFPLIEEVEKESLQILLPKMESANGFGSQDESSWQETIDWMIEFDLIKKEPRLEDIFVNIVK, from the coding sequence GTGAAGAAGAGTTTATTATTTTTTATGAGTTTAGTTTTAGTAGCGGTAATGGCTGCGTGTGGGCAGAAGGCAACGACAGGTTCAGAAAAGGGATTAGCAGAAATTGATTTAATGCTAGATTGGTATCCGAATGCCGTACATAGTTATTTGTATGTAGCTGAAGAAAAGGGATATTTTGAGGAAGAGGGCATTAAGGTGAATATTCAGTTCCCTGCAAACCCTACAGATCCAATTAATTTAGCAGCTGCGGGACAAATTACACTTGGGATTTCCTATCAACCAGATGTGGTAATTGCTCGTGCAAATCAAGATGTTCCGGTAAAGTCAGTTGGGGCAATTGTTCGTTCGCCACTTAATCACGTAGTATTACTAAATGATAGTCCAGTTAAGACACCGAAGGATTTAGAAGGGAAAACAGTTGGTTTCCCAGGTATCCCATTAAACGAAGCTTTATTAAAAACAATGGTGAAAAATGATGGTGGAAATCCAGACAATGTTACGATGATCGATGTTGGATTTGAATTAGGAACATCAATCGTTAGTGGTCGTGTAGATGGTGTGATTGGAGCTTACATTAATCACGAGGTTCCTGTGTTAAAGCATAAAGGCTATGATACTCGCTATTTTAATCCAGTAGATTACGGAGTTCCTAGTTTCTATGAGTTGGTTGTAGTAACAAATGACAACACTTGGAATGAAAGGCAAAAAGATATCGAAGCTTTCTGGAGAGCGGCAACAAAAGGGTACGAATTCATGAAAGCTAATCCAGATGAAGCTCTTTCAATTCTATTGAGTAATCAAGACAAAGCAAACTTCCCACTTATTGAAGAAGTAGAAAAGGAAAGCTTACAAATTCTTTTACCAAAGATGGAGTCTGCAAATGGTTTTGGCAGTCAAGACGAGTCTTCTTGGCAGGAAACAATTGATTGGATGATCGAGTTTGATTTGATCAAAAAAGAACCTAGATTAGAAGATATTTTTGTGAATATCGTTAAATAA
- a CDS encoding ABC transporter permease, producing MKQLHRTIAPLLLVFLFLVVWQVVGMIIDLAFILPTPLQVAVKLWELKEILFLVHLPATLLVIIVGLTLSITLGVGLAIWMSVNKTVEKAFYPIIVASQTIPIIALAPIFVLWFGYSIWSKVAVTLIITFFPITVSTFDGLRSTSKELRDLMLTMGADKRDIFFKLSIPSALPFFYSGLKVAVTLSVIGAAIGEWLGAQSGLGYFSRRMMTQFDGAGVFAPIVLLSAIGIGLFLFVVLLEKITLHWRKTE from the coding sequence ATGAAGCAGTTACATCGAACGATTGCACCGTTATTGTTAGTATTCTTGTTTTTAGTTGTTTGGCAAGTAGTTGGTATGATTATTGACTTGGCTTTTATTTTACCAACGCCACTACAGGTTGCCGTAAAACTTTGGGAACTTAAGGAGATTTTATTTCTAGTTCATTTACCGGCTACCCTATTGGTAATCATTGTAGGACTTACCTTATCAATTACTTTAGGAGTGGGGCTTGCCATTTGGATGAGTGTCAATAAAACGGTAGAGAAAGCATTTTATCCAATTATTGTTGCGTCTCAAACAATTCCAATCATCGCCTTGGCACCTATTTTTGTTTTATGGTTTGGTTACTCGATTTGGAGTAAAGTAGCAGTGACCTTAATCATTACGTTTTTTCCCATTACAGTTAGTACGTTTGATGGTCTCCGTTCAACTAGTAAGGAATTAAGAGATTTAATGTTGACGATGGGAGCTGATAAAAGAGATATCTTTTTTAAGCTAAGTATACCTTCAGCACTGCCATTCTTTTATTCCGGATTAAAGGTAGCGGTAACACTAAGTGTAATTGGGGCAGCCATTGGTGAATGGTTAGGAGCACAAAGTGGTCTTGGTTATTTTAGTCGCCGGATGATGACGCAATTTGACGGGGCAGGAGTGTTTGCGCCAATCGTTTTATTGTCAGCCATCGGTATTGGATTATTTTTATTCGTGGTATTACTAGAGAAAATTACATTACATTGGAGGAAGACCGAGTGA
- a CDS encoding ABC transporter ATP-binding protein — MSKFSLEFEDVSFSYHHGEKAILEGLSFLVNEGEFVSIIGPSGSGKSTIFKLITGLEDHSGGKIAINGEVYGNRLGHVGYMPQQDLLMPWRTVLENAALPLEIQGATKTDARERVVKLLDQFGLKGVENKYPSDLSGGMKQRISFLRTVLSGSNVLLLDEPFSALDAITRLAMQEWLLDQWEKWKLSILFITHDVDEALFLSDRIFIFTEQPVRKFVEVTVPLGRPRGIRDIHSPEVLQVKEELIEQLRSKVKL; from the coding sequence ATGAGTAAATTTTCTTTGGAATTTGAGGATGTTTCATTCTCTTATCACCACGGGGAAAAGGCTATCTTAGAAGGCCTAAGCTTTCTTGTGAACGAAGGTGAGTTTGTCAGTATTATTGGGCCAAGTGGCTCAGGGAAAAGTACGATTTTCAAATTAATCACTGGCCTTGAAGATCATTCAGGTGGAAAGATTGCCATAAACGGAGAAGTGTATGGCAATCGATTAGGGCATGTGGGGTATATGCCACAACAAGATTTGCTTATGCCCTGGCGCACGGTCTTGGAAAATGCAGCATTGCCTCTTGAAATTCAAGGAGCAACAAAAACGGATGCCCGTGAGAGAGTGGTAAAGCTCTTAGATCAATTTGGATTAAAAGGCGTAGAGAATAAATACCCAAGTGACTTGTCTGGTGGGATGAAACAACGAATCTCGTTTTTACGTACAGTCTTAAGTGGTTCAAACGTTCTGCTCTTAGATGAGCCATTTAGTGCGCTTGATGCCATTACAAGACTTGCAATGCAGGAGTGGCTACTAGACCAATGGGAAAAGTGGAAGCTATCGATTTTGTTTATTACTCATGACGTCGATGAAGCGTTGTTCTTATCTGATCGTATCTTCATTTTTACAGAACAGCCAGTCCGTAAGTTTGTGGAAGTAACCGTACCCCTTGGACGTCCAAGGGGAATACGTGATATTCATTCACCTGAAGTTTTACAAGTGAAAGAAGAACTTATTGAACAACTTCGTTCGAAGGTGAAATTATGA
- the tenA gene encoding thiaminase II gives MKFSERLYQELQPIWQANHNHPFVQEMGAGTLDKEKFRFYMIQDYLYLIDYAKLFALGAMKASDVKTMGRFASLLNSTLNEEMSLHREYAVKFDISEEELENASPSPTTLAYSHYMLHVGQNGTLADLVAALLPCMWSYWEIGKELSKIPGASDHEFYGEWINMYSSEEFGQLAIWCIELLDELTLGLPEKELKKLEEIFLNTTRFEYMFWDMAYNQAMWPTNE, from the coding sequence ATGAAATTTAGTGAACGTTTATACCAGGAATTACAGCCGATTTGGCAAGCCAATCACAACCATCCATTTGTCCAAGAAATGGGTGCTGGAACTCTTGATAAAGAAAAGTTTAGATTTTATATGATTCAAGATTACTTATATTTAATTGATTATGCTAAATTATTTGCACTTGGGGCAATGAAAGCAAGTGACGTAAAAACGATGGGGCGTTTTGCTAGTTTATTAAATTCTACATTAAACGAAGAAATGTCACTACACCGTGAATATGCGGTAAAATTCGATATTTCTGAAGAAGAGCTAGAAAACGCAAGCCCGTCACCAACCACATTGGCTTATAGTCACTATATGTTGCATGTAGGGCAAAATGGAACGTTGGCAGACCTTGTTGCGGCTTTACTCCCGTGTATGTGGAGCTACTGGGAAATTGGCAAGGAATTAAGCAAAATTCCTGGAGCAAGTGATCATGAATTTTATGGTGAGTGGATCAATATGTATAGCTCTGAAGAGTTTGGCCAATTAGCTATTTGGTGCATCGAACTTCTAGATGAGCTTACATTGGGCTTACCTGAAAAAGAACTAAAGAAATTAGAAGAAATTTTCCTTAACACGACGAGATTTGAGTATATGTTTTGGGATATGGCTTACAATCAAGCGATGTGGCCAACAAATGAGTAA